From Micrococcus porci, one genomic window encodes:
- a CDS encoding response regulator transcription factor gives MSRILIVEDEESFSDPLSYLLNKEGFEVAVAADGNDALEEFERGGADLILLDLMLPGMSGTEVCRQIRQRSHVPIIMLTAKDSEIDKVVGLELGADDYITKPYSSRELVARVRAVLRRGGEPEELVTSTVSAGPVRMDVERHVVAVDGEPVNLPLKEFELLEMLLRNAGRVLTRGQLIDRVWGSDYVGDTKTLDVHVKRLRAKIEPDPSSPRHLVTVRGLGYKFES, from the coding sequence ATGAGCCGCATTCTGATCGTGGAGGACGAGGAGTCGTTCAGTGACCCGCTGTCCTACCTCCTGAACAAGGAGGGCTTCGAGGTCGCGGTGGCGGCGGACGGCAACGACGCGCTCGAGGAGTTCGAGCGCGGCGGCGCGGACCTGATCCTCCTCGACCTGATGCTGCCGGGCATGTCGGGCACGGAGGTGTGCCGGCAGATCCGGCAGAGGTCCCACGTGCCGATCATCATGCTCACCGCCAAGGACTCCGAGATCGACAAGGTCGTGGGCCTGGAGCTCGGCGCGGACGACTACATCACCAAGCCGTACTCCTCCCGTGAGCTCGTGGCGCGCGTGCGCGCCGTGCTGCGCCGCGGGGGCGAGCCGGAGGAGCTGGTGACCTCCACGGTGTCCGCGGGGCCGGTCCGCATGGACGTCGAGCGCCACGTGGTGGCCGTCGACGGCGAGCCCGTGAACCTGCCGCTGAAGGAGTTCGAACTGCTGGAGATGCTGCTGCGCAACGCCGGCCGGGTCCTCACCCGCGGGCAGCTGATCGACCGCGTGTGGGGCTCCGACTACGTGGGGGACACCAAGACGCTCGACGTCCACGTCAAGCGCCTGCGCGCCAAGATCGAGCCGGACCCGTCCAGCCCGCGCCACCTCGTGACGGTGCGCGGCCTGGGCTACAAGTTCGAGTCCTGA
- a CDS encoding sensor histidine kinase — MDPVIIGLLCGAVGLLIGVASMLAFRASERSRTVDLSVEEPTLSPGAAEVLSVIGRSYIVVDAVDGVVRANPSAYAMGLVRGHTLVPDALRELTGAVRADGVVRERQVDLPRDPRHQSSLVVELRVAPLDDEYILVLAEDRTGAMRTEAMRHDFVVNVSHELKTPVGAISLLSEAIADAADDDDAVRRFARRLGVESTRLTALVQDIIEFSRLQAKDVVREGRSVDLNLVVAEAVDRVRLTAEARGISIRAGGHVDTVVHGDPDQLMTAVRNLVDNAVRYSPDGTTVGVGLTSKDGLAQITVTDQGIGISPEEQERVFERFYRVDAARSRQTGGTGLGLSIVKHVVINHGGEVTLWSQPGRGSTFTIRLPEWAQAPQTPDAGAPATVATLPERRGHRVAAAAAPARKEHSA; from the coding sequence GTGGATCCCGTCATCATCGGACTGCTCTGCGGAGCCGTCGGACTGCTCATCGGAGTGGCCTCCATGCTGGCCTTCCGTGCGTCCGAGCGCTCGCGCACGGTGGACCTGTCCGTGGAGGAGCCCACCCTCTCGCCCGGCGCCGCGGAGGTGCTCTCCGTCATCGGCCGGTCCTACATCGTCGTGGACGCCGTGGACGGCGTCGTGCGCGCCAACCCCTCCGCCTACGCGATGGGCCTGGTCCGCGGCCACACCCTAGTGCCCGACGCGCTCCGGGAGCTCACCGGGGCGGTCCGGGCGGACGGCGTCGTGCGGGAGCGTCAGGTGGACCTGCCGCGCGACCCGAGGCACCAGTCCTCCCTGGTGGTCGAGCTGCGGGTGGCGCCCCTGGACGACGAGTACATCCTCGTCCTGGCGGAGGACCGCACGGGCGCCATGCGCACGGAGGCCATGCGCCACGACTTCGTGGTCAACGTGTCCCACGAGCTCAAGACACCCGTCGGCGCCATCTCCCTGCTGTCCGAGGCCATCGCGGACGCCGCGGACGACGACGACGCGGTCCGCCGCTTCGCCCGCCGCCTGGGAGTGGAGTCCACCCGCCTGACCGCCCTGGTGCAGGACATCATCGAGTTCTCCCGGCTGCAGGCCAAGGACGTGGTGCGCGAGGGGCGCTCCGTGGACCTCAACCTCGTGGTGGCCGAGGCCGTGGACCGGGTGCGGCTGACCGCGGAGGCGCGGGGGATCTCCATCCGCGCCGGCGGCCACGTGGACACGGTGGTGCACGGCGATCCGGACCAGCTGATGACGGCGGTGCGCAACCTCGTGGACAACGCGGTGCGCTACTCGCCGGACGGCACCACGGTGGGCGTCGGCCTGACCTCGAAGGACGGCCTGGCGCAGATCACGGTGACGGACCAGGGGATCGGCATCAGCCCGGAGGAGCAGGAGCGCGTCTTCGAGCGGTTCTACCGCGTGGACGCCGCCCGGTCCCGCCAGACGGGCGGCACCGGCCTGGGCCTGAGCATCGTCAAGCACGTGGTGATCAACCACGGCGGCGAGGTCACCCTGTGGTCCCAGCCCGGCCGCGGGTCCACCTTCACCATCCGCCTGCCCGAGTGGGCCCAGGCCCCGCAGACCCCCGACGCCGGCGCGCCCGCCACCGTCGCCACCCTCCCCGAACGTCGCGGCCACCGCGTGGCCGCCGCCGCAGCACCCGCACGGAAGGAGCACAGCGCATGA
- the phoU gene encoding phosphate signaling complex protein PhoU, with amino-acid sequence MRELYRADLERLERDLVGTARLVHRAVLDARAALDAADVHLAEQVISEDARIDLMQEGLDEQAVRLLSLQAPVASDLRTVLATLRMSASLERMGDLARHIAQLTRLRYPEHVIPCDMRPLFGSMTDAAVEVAQEVVLLLETQDLAHADRIHALNQVVNDHHVSVFRAIAAPSWGSPPATTTDVTLASRYLERFTDHGLAVAAKARYLVTGESTRREGSAPA; translated from the coding sequence ATGCGCGAGCTCTACCGTGCCGACCTGGAACGACTCGAGCGGGACCTCGTCGGGACCGCCCGCCTGGTGCACCGCGCCGTCCTCGACGCCCGCGCCGCCCTCGACGCGGCGGACGTGCACCTGGCCGAGCAGGTGATCTCGGAGGACGCCCGGATCGACCTCATGCAGGAGGGGCTCGACGAGCAGGCCGTCCGGCTGCTCTCCCTGCAGGCGCCCGTCGCCTCGGATCTGCGCACCGTGCTGGCGACGCTGCGGATGAGCGCGTCGCTGGAGCGGATGGGGGACCTCGCCCGGCACATCGCCCAGCTGACCCGCCTGCGCTACCCCGAGCACGTGATCCCCTGCGACATGCGCCCCCTGTTCGGGTCCATGACGGACGCCGCCGTGGAGGTGGCGCAGGAGGTCGTGCTCCTGCTGGAGACCCAGGACCTGGCGCACGCCGACCGGATCCACGCCCTCAACCAGGTGGTGAACGACCACCACGTCTCCGTCTTCCGGGCCATCGCTGCGCCGTCGTGGGGGTCCCCGCCGGCCACCACCACGGACGTCACGCTGGCGTCACGCTACCTGGAGCGCTTCACCGATCACGGTCTGGCCGTGGCCGCGAAGGCGCGCTACCTGGTCACCGGGGAGTCCACGCGGCGTGAGGGCTCCGCTCCGGCCTGA
- a CDS encoding phosphoglyceromutase, with translation MADTFKLILLRHGQSDWNEKNLFTGWVDVPLTEKGRAEASRGGELLAAEGLLPDVLHTSLLKRAITTANLALEAADRQWIPVKRSWRLNERHYGALQGKDKAQVKEEFGEEQFMTWRRSFDVPPPPLDDSSEFSQAGDERYRDIGPDAPRTEALKQVIDRLLPYWTEQIVPDLKAGKTVMVAAHGNSLRALVKHLDGISDEEISGLNIPTGIPLFYELDQNLKPVTPHGRYLDPEAAAAGAAAVAAQGDKK, from the coding sequence ATGGCTGACACCTTCAAGCTGATCCTGCTGCGGCACGGTCAGAGCGACTGGAACGAGAAGAACCTGTTCACCGGCTGGGTGGACGTCCCGCTGACGGAGAAGGGCCGCGCCGAGGCCTCCCGCGGCGGTGAGCTGCTGGCCGCCGAGGGCCTGCTGCCGGACGTGCTGCACACCTCCCTGCTCAAGCGCGCCATCACCACCGCCAACCTGGCCCTGGAGGCCGCCGACCGCCAGTGGATCCCGGTCAAGCGCTCCTGGCGCCTGAACGAGCGCCACTACGGTGCGCTGCAGGGCAAGGACAAGGCGCAGGTGAAGGAGGAGTTCGGCGAGGAGCAGTTCATGACCTGGCGCCGCTCCTTCGACGTGCCGCCGCCGCCGCTGGACGACTCCTCCGAGTTCTCCCAGGCCGGCGACGAGCGCTACCGGGACATCGGCCCCGACGCCCCGCGCACCGAGGCCCTGAAGCAGGTCATCGACCGCCTCCTGCCGTACTGGACCGAGCAGATCGTCCCGGACCTGAAGGCCGGCAAGACGGTCATGGTCGCCGCGCACGGCAACTCGCTGCGCGCCCTCGTCAAGCACCTCGACGGCATCTCGGACGAGGAGATCTCGGGGCTGAACATCCCCACCGGCATCCCGCTCTTCTACGAGCTGGACCAGAACCTGAAGCCGGTCACCCCGCACGGCCGCTACCTGGACCCGGAGGCCGCCGCCGCGGGCGCCGCCGCCGTGGCCGCCCAGGGCGACAAGAAGTGA
- a CDS encoding class I SAM-dependent methyltransferase, translating into MVQKARRLTLPDGGRARPGARGGPQGHVTRGTTAPQRMRRVDRWVADVHGPLLRRTAAPLLVDLGYGAQPWTAVEMLTRLRAVQPSAELVGLEIEPERVAHARATAPALPGLSWERGGFELATSRPPTVVRAFNVLRQYREEDVPAIWDLMASRMAPGGVVVEGTCSEDGRRAAWVDLRADGPASLTLAMRLGAFERPSDVAERLPKALIHRHVPGEPVHRLLADADAAWALHAPLGAYGTRQRWIAMVRTLKDAGWPVLGRESRWRRGELTVRWDAVAPGVG; encoded by the coding sequence ATGGTCCAGAAGGCGCGTCGGCTCACCCTGCCCGACGGCGGCCGCGCGCGGCCCGGGGCCCGCGGCGGGCCCCAGGGGCACGTGACGCGCGGGACCACCGCCCCCCAGCGCATGCGGCGCGTGGACCGCTGGGTCGCCGACGTGCACGGGCCGCTGCTGCGGCGCACCGCCGCGCCGCTGCTCGTGGACCTCGGCTACGGGGCGCAGCCGTGGACCGCCGTGGAGATGCTCACCCGGCTGCGTGCCGTCCAGCCGTCCGCCGAGCTGGTGGGCCTGGAGATCGAGCCCGAGCGCGTGGCCCACGCCCGCGCCACCGCTCCGGCCCTGCCGGGCCTGTCCTGGGAGCGCGGCGGGTTCGAGCTGGCCACCTCCCGCCCGCCCACGGTGGTGCGCGCCTTCAACGTGCTGCGGCAGTACCGCGAGGAGGACGTCCCCGCGATCTGGGACCTGATGGCGTCCCGCATGGCCCCGGGCGGCGTCGTGGTGGAGGGCACCTGCTCCGAGGACGGGCGGCGTGCGGCGTGGGTGGACCTGCGCGCGGACGGCCCGGCGTCGCTGACGCTGGCCATGCGGTTGGGTGCGTTCGAGCGCCCGTCCGACGTGGCCGAGCGCCTGCCCAAGGCGCTCATCCACCGCCACGTGCCCGGGGAGCCCGTGCACCGGCTCCTCGCCGACGCCGACGCCGCCTGGGCGCTGCACGCGCCGCTCGGGGCCTACGGGACCCGGCAGCGGTGGATCGCCATGGTGCGCACGCTCAAGGACGCGGGCTGGCCCGTGCTGGGCCGCGAGTCCCGATGGCGACGGGGGGAGCTCACCGTGCGGTGGGACGCCGTCGCGCCCGGTGTCGGCTGA
- a CDS encoding DUF2516 family protein yields the protein MDAPMHLAIVAGNWLFYALAVVAFLLELWAFADAARTSQETFLRTGGRTKGFWLALTGAAAAVGLVGVLLGPTGGFGILGLAAVCVASVYLAGPRDDLRFYGGRRGR from the coding sequence ATGGACGCACCCATGCACCTCGCGATCGTCGCCGGCAACTGGCTGTTCTACGCGCTCGCCGTGGTCGCCTTCCTCCTGGAGCTGTGGGCGTTCGCGGACGCGGCCCGCACCTCCCAGGAGACGTTCCTGCGCACCGGCGGGCGCACCAAGGGCTTCTGGCTGGCACTGACGGGCGCGGCCGCCGCCGTGGGGCTGGTCGGTGTGCTCCTCGGCCCGACGGGCGGCTTCGGCATCCTCGGCCTCGCCGCCGTGTGCGTCGCGTCCGTGTACCTGGCCGGCCCGCGGGACGACCTGCGCTTCTACGGCGGCCGCCGGGGCCGCTGA
- the tmk gene encoding dTMP kinase: protein MPGRGLFVAFEGADGTGKSTQARAVAQALRDAGREVVLTREPGGSDLGEAVRALLLDPAHAPVDARTEALLFAAARAAHVARTVRPALAAGTVVLTDRYVDSSVAYQGEVRGLGAERVAELNDWATEGLVPDLTVLLDADAATAEARRAARHAGGGDAPDRMEQETAQAHGTLRAAFRARAAAAPHRYLVLDAAGAPEELTAAIAARVLTAAADAARDGTGA from the coding sequence ATGCCCGGCCGGGGGCTGTTCGTGGCGTTCGAGGGCGCGGACGGCACCGGAAAGTCCACGCAGGCCCGCGCCGTCGCCCAGGCACTGCGCGACGCCGGCCGGGAGGTCGTGCTCACCCGCGAGCCGGGCGGCTCGGACCTGGGCGAGGCCGTGCGCGCCCTGCTCCTGGACCCGGCCCACGCGCCCGTCGACGCCCGGACGGAGGCGCTGCTGTTCGCCGCCGCCCGCGCCGCGCACGTGGCACGCACCGTGCGCCCCGCCCTCGCGGCCGGGACCGTCGTGCTGACGGACCGCTACGTCGACTCGTCCGTGGCCTACCAGGGGGAGGTGCGCGGCCTCGGGGCGGAGCGCGTCGCCGAGCTCAACGACTGGGCCACCGAGGGCCTGGTCCCGGACCTCACCGTCCTCCTGGACGCCGACGCCGCCACCGCCGAGGCCCGACGTGCGGCGCGGCACGCCGGCGGCGGTGACGCCCCGGACCGCATGGAGCAGGAGACCGCGCAAGCCCACGGCACGCTGCGCGCCGCCTTCCGGGCCCGTGCGGCCGCGGCTCCGCACCGCTACCTCGTCCTCGACGCCGCAGGGGCCCCCGAGGAACTGACCGCCGCGATCGCGGCGCGCGTGCTGACGGCCGCGGCGGACGCGGCCCGGGACGGGACCGGCGCATGA
- a CDS encoding DNA polymerase III subunit delta' has protein sequence MTGAPDVYSDLAGQDAAVAQLRRAATEDRPTHAWLFTGPPGSGRSTAARAFAAALQCEQPDPANRGCGACHACRTVLGGTHPDVTVLATEAVSYRIEDVRALVEAAQSTPATGRWRIFLMEDADRMTERATNVLLKAIEEPPPRTIWMLCSPSPADVLPTIRSRCRLVTLRIPAPEDVAALLHRRDGLDEATALMTARISQSHVGMARRLARDPEALARREDVLSLPLQATAVSDAMAMAARLAEVSHAEAESSAAARDAEELAALRRQLGVAEGEAVPPKLRQQVKRLEEDQSRRRTRVTRDALDRAMIDVIGLFRDVLRVQLGAGGDLVNEHRRAEIERYAAGAAGSSAEVVARIDAVHLARERLGQNVPEQLALEAMMLALLPARVRTPRGRR, from the coding sequence ATGACCGGCGCCCCGGACGTCTACTCGGACCTCGCGGGCCAGGACGCCGCCGTCGCCCAGCTGCGCCGCGCCGCGACCGAGGACCGCCCCACGCACGCCTGGCTGTTCACGGGGCCGCCCGGCTCGGGCCGCTCCACGGCCGCGCGGGCGTTCGCGGCCGCCCTGCAGTGCGAGCAGCCGGACCCGGCGAACCGCGGCTGCGGCGCCTGCCACGCGTGCCGCACGGTGCTCGGCGGCACCCACCCGGACGTCACCGTGCTCGCCACGGAGGCCGTGAGCTACCGCATCGAGGACGTGCGCGCCCTCGTGGAGGCCGCCCAGTCCACCCCCGCCACGGGACGCTGGCGGATCTTCCTCATGGAGGACGCGGACCGCATGACGGAGCGGGCCACCAACGTGCTACTGAAGGCGATCGAGGAGCCGCCGCCGCGCACGATCTGGATGCTCTGCTCCCCCTCCCCCGCGGACGTGCTGCCCACGATCCGCTCGCGCTGCCGGCTCGTGACCCTGCGGATCCCCGCCCCCGAGGACGTCGCCGCGCTGCTGCACCGCCGGGACGGACTGGATGAGGCCACCGCCCTCATGACCGCCCGGATCTCCCAGTCCCACGTGGGCATGGCCCGCCGCCTCGCCCGGGATCCTGAGGCCCTGGCCCGCCGGGAGGACGTGCTCTCCCTGCCGCTGCAGGCCACCGCCGTCTCCGACGCCATGGCCATGGCCGCCCGCCTCGCCGAGGTCTCCCACGCGGAGGCCGAGTCCTCGGCGGCCGCCCGCGACGCCGAGGAGCTGGCCGCCCTGCGCCGCCAGCTGGGCGTCGCCGAGGGCGAGGCCGTCCCCCCGAAGCTGCGCCAGCAGGTGAAGCGCCTCGAGGAGGACCAGTCCCGGCGTCGCACGCGCGTCACCCGGGACGCCCTGGACCGCGCCATGATCGACGTGATCGGGCTGTTCCGGGACGTGCTGCGGGTGCAGCTCGGCGCCGGCGGGGACCTGGTGAACGAGCACCGGCGGGCCGAGATCGAGCGCTACGCCGCCGGGGCCGCGGGCTCCTCCGCGGAGGTCGTCGCGCGGATCGACGCCGTGCACCTCGCCCGCGAGCGCCTGGGCCAGAACGTGCCGGAGCAGCTCGCCCTGGAGGCGATGATGCTGGCGCTGCTGCCGGCGCGGGTGCGCACCCCCCGCGGGCGTCGCTGA
- a CDS encoding HAD family hydrolase, with protein MSLSTAVPALSVGTPVPLRLAVVDMSGTSVVEGGLQDRAFAEVVAARGLAEGSPEHERAARLFRERRGTSRTAVFQALFEGRTAALEATRAFEAAFDRLLAEHGVTAVPGAEGALVRLREAGLDLCLITGYARHTQNMILESLGWMGLADLSLSPDDAGRGVPYPDMVLTALLALDHDDVRSVLTVGDTAADILAGRRAGAGLVVGVRSGQDTGGVLAGAGADQVVDSLAQVPDLVATLRG; from the coding sequence ATGAGCCTGTCCACCGCCGTCCCCGCCCTGTCCGTCGGCACCCCCGTCCCACTGCGCCTGGCCGTCGTGGACATGTCCGGCACCTCCGTGGTCGAGGGGGGCCTCCAGGACCGCGCCTTCGCGGAGGTCGTCGCCGCCCGCGGGCTCGCCGAGGGCTCCCCGGAGCACGAGCGCGCCGCCCGGCTGTTCCGGGAACGGCGCGGCACCTCCCGCACGGCCGTGTTCCAGGCGCTGTTCGAGGGCCGGACGGCGGCGCTGGAGGCCACCCGCGCCTTCGAGGCCGCCTTCGACCGGCTGCTGGCCGAGCACGGCGTCACCGCCGTCCCGGGGGCGGAGGGCGCCCTGGTGCGCCTGCGCGAGGCGGGCCTCGACCTGTGCCTGATCACCGGTTACGCCCGGCACACCCAGAACATGATCCTCGAGTCGCTGGGCTGGATGGGCCTGGCGGACCTCAGCCTCTCCCCGGACGACGCCGGCCGCGGCGTCCCCTACCCGGACATGGTCCTCACCGCGCTGCTCGCCCTGGACCACGACGACGTCCGCTCCGTCCTCACCGTGGGCGACACGGCCGCCGACATCCTCGCCGGGCGACGCGCGGGCGCCGGCCTGGTGGTCGGGGTGCGCTCCGGCCAGGACACGGGCGGTGTGCTCGCCGGGGCGGGCGCCGACCAGGTGGTCGACTCGCTGGCGCAGGTCCCGGACCTCGTCGCCACCCTGCGAGGCTGA
- a CDS encoding NAD(P)H-quinone oxidoreductase — MLAVRFAGAGGTDVIRVGREPVPEPGPGEVLVRVAAAGLNRADVVQREGHYPVPPGASEVPGLEVSGTVVALGPQAGVAGEGRFAVGDRVCALLAGGGYAEHVAVPAGQLMSVPDGLDLVSAAGLPEVACTVHSNLEGRAGVRPGEWALVHGATGGIGAFAVQYLSAVGVRVLATAGGPAKVARALELGADAAFDHRAAAPGAFADWVREITGGHGADVVLDVVGGPYLAPNVKALAMDGRIVVIAAQDGPVPEDFHLMRLAARRGWVTGSLLRPRPPDEKAGIVAAAERAVWPLVAAGRIDPGVTARFPLREAAAAHAHFEGAARMGKVLLVTDDADALLPGGAA; from the coding sequence ATGCTCGCCGTGCGCTTCGCCGGCGCCGGCGGCACGGACGTGATCCGCGTCGGCCGCGAGCCCGTGCCCGAGCCCGGCCCCGGCGAGGTCCTGGTGCGGGTGGCCGCCGCCGGGCTCAACCGCGCGGACGTCGTGCAGCGGGAGGGGCACTACCCCGTGCCGCCGGGCGCGTCGGAGGTCCCCGGGCTGGAGGTCTCCGGCACCGTCGTCGCCCTCGGTCCGCAGGCCGGCGTCGCCGGGGAGGGGCGCTTCGCCGTCGGGGACCGGGTGTGCGCCCTGCTGGCCGGTGGCGGCTACGCCGAGCACGTGGCCGTGCCCGCGGGGCAGCTGATGTCCGTCCCGGACGGCCTGGACCTCGTCTCCGCCGCCGGCCTCCCGGAGGTCGCCTGCACGGTCCACTCCAATCTGGAGGGCCGCGCCGGCGTGCGCCCCGGCGAGTGGGCCCTGGTCCACGGCGCCACCGGTGGCATCGGCGCGTTCGCGGTCCAGTACCTCTCCGCGGTCGGCGTGCGCGTGCTGGCCACCGCGGGCGGGCCGGCCAAGGTGGCCCGGGCGCTCGAGCTCGGCGCCGATGCCGCCTTCGACCACCGCGCGGCCGCCCCCGGCGCCTTCGCCGACTGGGTCCGCGAGATCACCGGGGGACACGGCGCGGACGTCGTGCTCGACGTCGTCGGCGGCCCCTACTTGGCCCCGAACGTGAAGGCCCTGGCCATGGACGGGCGCATCGTCGTGATCGCCGCGCAGGACGGACCCGTGCCGGAGGACTTCCACCTCATGCGCCTGGCCGCCCGCCGCGGCTGGGTCACGGGCTCCCTGCTGCGCCCGCGCCCGCCGGACGAGAAGGCCGGGATCGTGGCCGCCGCCGAGCGCGCGGTCTGGCCGCTCGTCGCCGCCGGACGGATCGACCCGGGCGTCACCGCGCGGTTCCCGCTGCGCGAGGCCGCCGCCGCCCACGCCCACTTCGAGGGAGCCGCGCGCATGGGCAAGGTCCTCCTGGTCACCGACGACGCCGACGCCCTCCTGCCGGGGGGCGCCGCATGA